A single window of Chitinophaga sp. XS-30 DNA harbors:
- a CDS encoding sterol desaturase family protein encodes MKFDKIKNKGQARLFESQYLEVLTKTHPLIIWGMYLPVIGYMLYYSYASLAYGMGQVAAVFIGGLFFWTLFEYIMHRFIFHMVTEDPKMRRFVYVLHGNHHEYPRDKQRLFMPPVPSLIISSILFSLQYLLIGKAAFMFFPGFILGYLVYGSMHYAIHAWNPPFKFMKPLWRNHHLHHYKNDDKGFGVSTAFWDRVFGTFFDLDKEKEDKEKTKSLMFDRK; translated from the coding sequence ATGAAGTTTGACAAAATTAAGAACAAAGGACAGGCAAGATTATTCGAGAGTCAATATCTGGAAGTGCTCACTAAAACGCATCCCCTTATTATCTGGGGAATGTATCTGCCTGTGATAGGCTACATGCTTTACTACAGTTATGCTTCCCTGGCGTATGGCATGGGGCAGGTTGCAGCAGTATTTATCGGCGGTCTTTTCTTTTGGACGTTGTTTGAATACATTATGCATCGCTTCATTTTTCATATGGTAACAGAAGACCCGAAGATGAGGCGTTTCGTGTACGTCCTGCACGGTAATCACCATGAATATCCGCGGGATAAGCAGCGCCTCTTCATGCCCCCGGTGCCGAGCCTTATCATTTCCTCTATCCTGTTCTCCCTGCAGTATCTGCTGATCGGTAAAGCGGCGTTCATGTTTTTCCCCGGCTTCATTCTGGGGTATCTGGTATATGGCAGCATGCATTACGCCATCCATGCGTGGAATCCTCCTTTCAAGTTCATGAAACCGCTATGGCGCAATCATCACCTGCATCACTACAAGAATGACGACAAAGGGTTTGGTGTGAGCACAGCTTTCTGGGACCGGGTGTTCGGAACTTTCTTTGACCTGGATAAGGAGAAGGAAGATAAGGAGAAAACGAAATCCCTGATGTTTGACAGGAAGTAG
- a CDS encoding serine hydrolase, which translates to MFRLISTIIMLCALSAAAQQQDKFLETLLQRHASPALQHVMQHPDSFRYQLIYTQINRDAQNRPVFRHYYYHVDADRYFNPASTVKMPLAFLALEKLNELAVPGLNSNTPMFTDSAYSGQSRVSRDTSAENGLPSIAQYIKKVFLVSDNDAYNRLYEFIGQQTIHEKLWAKGYPRMRIVRRFVPMNEEENRHTNPIRFGTGAEPVYRQPAAVSNLAYDFSKPVFIGQAHYDRNEQLVNSPMDFTRHNNAPLEDLQQLLQSVLFPASVPPEKRFNLTAEDYRFLYRSMGALPFESRHPAYDTAEFFDSYTKFFRFKAGRGKVPPYIRVFNKTGWSYGFLTDVAYFADFRNKVEFMLSGSIYVNRDGVLNDNKYEYEEIGYPFFKEVGDIIYNYELQRKRAFRPDLSLFEEATAGLGKPPTAITRGDTTKKRVAIVFTGHEFADGGMHIADVLKRRKVPASFFLTGTFYETGAFAPLIRRLKADGHYLGPHSGRHLLYCDWGQRDSLLVTRQQFEEDLALNYRAMERHGLPAPHYFLPPYEWYNDSIVHWTGNLGLQLVNFSPGTRSTSDYTYPAMGKSYRDSETILQSILDFENQRPAGLNGFILLLHIGTDPRRIDKFYLQLDKLIRYLQRNQYELVTIPRLLSDRP; encoded by the coding sequence ATGTTCCGGCTCATATCCACCATCATCATGTTATGCGCACTTTCCGCTGCGGCGCAGCAGCAGGACAAGTTCCTGGAAACCCTGCTGCAGCGGCATGCTTCACCCGCATTGCAACATGTTATGCAGCATCCGGACTCGTTCCGTTACCAGCTCATTTATACGCAGATCAACCGTGATGCGCAGAACAGGCCCGTTTTCCGGCATTACTATTATCATGTGGATGCGGACCGGTATTTCAACCCCGCGTCTACCGTAAAAATGCCGCTGGCCTTCCTGGCGCTGGAGAAGCTGAATGAGCTGGCCGTGCCGGGGCTGAACAGCAATACCCCGATGTTTACGGACAGTGCTTACAGCGGGCAATCGCGCGTGAGCCGGGATACCTCGGCTGAAAACGGCCTGCCCTCCATTGCGCAATACATCAAAAAAGTGTTCCTCGTCAGCGATAACGATGCCTATAACCGGCTGTACGAGTTCATCGGCCAGCAAACCATTCATGAAAAGCTTTGGGCGAAAGGGTATCCCCGGATGCGTATCGTCCGCCGGTTCGTGCCGATGAATGAGGAGGAGAACCGGCATACGAATCCCATTCGTTTCGGCACCGGTGCGGAGCCGGTTTACAGGCAACCGGCTGCGGTCAGCAACCTGGCATATGATTTCAGCAAACCGGTGTTTATCGGTCAAGCGCATTACGACCGCAATGAACAGCTCGTCAACAGCCCGATGGATTTCACCCGGCACAATAACGCCCCGCTGGAAGATCTGCAGCAACTATTGCAGTCGGTATTATTTCCCGCCTCGGTGCCGCCGGAGAAGCGGTTTAACCTCACCGCGGAGGATTACCGGTTTTTATACCGCAGTATGGGGGCTTTGCCCTTCGAATCCCGGCATCCGGCATACGATACCGCGGAATTTTTTGACAGCTATACGAAGTTCTTCCGGTTCAAGGCCGGCAGGGGGAAAGTTCCGCCGTACATCCGGGTATTCAACAAAACCGGCTGGTCCTACGGTTTTTTGACGGATGTGGCCTATTTCGCGGATTTCAGGAACAAAGTGGAGTTCATGCTGAGCGGGAGCATTTATGTTAACCGGGACGGGGTGCTGAATGACAACAAATACGAGTATGAAGAGATCGGGTATCCCTTCTTTAAAGAAGTAGGGGATATCATCTATAATTATGAATTGCAGCGCAAAAGAGCGTTTCGGCCGGATCTTTCCCTGTTTGAGGAGGCCACTGCGGGGCTGGGGAAACCGCCAACAGCCATCACGCGGGGCGACACGACCAAAAAACGTGTAGCCATTGTATTTACCGGGCACGAGTTTGCGGACGGGGGCATGCACATCGCGGATGTGCTGAAGCGGCGCAAGGTGCCGGCCTCCTTTTTCCTGACCGGTACTTTTTACGAAACGGGGGCTTTTGCGCCCCTGATCCGGCGTCTGAAAGCGGATGGCCACTACCTGGGGCCGCATTCCGGGCGGCATTTGCTGTATTGCGACTGGGGGCAGCGGGACAGTCTTTTGGTGACGCGGCAGCAGTTCGAAGAAGACCTGGCGCTGAATTACAGGGCAATGGAACGGCATGGATTGCCTGCACCGCATTATTTTCTGCCACCCTATGAATGGTACAATGATTCCATTGTGCACTGGACCGGGAACCTGGGCCTGCAACTGGTGAATTTCAGCCCCGGTACCCGCAGCACATCGGACTATACTTATCCTGCGATGGGGAAAAGTTACCGGGACAGCGAAACCATTCTCCAGTCTATCTTAGACTTTGAAAATCAGCGCCCGGCAGGCCTTAACGGGTTCATATTGCTCTTACATATAGGAACGGACCCGAGGCGTATCGATAAATTTTATTTACAATTGGATAAATTGATACGATATTTGCAGCGTAACCAATATGAATTGGTTACCATACCCCGGCTGTTGTCCGATCGTCCTTAG
- a CDS encoding fumarylacetoacetate hydrolase family protein, translating to MKLVTYLREEVDQLAILVDGQLYNMQELHPDLPTTMHMFLQMWDEVIDLAKSIDAQLKAGKMPRASTWGVPYDNVALLAPVPFPTSCRDGYAFRQHVAAARRNRKVDMIPEFDQYPIFYFTNHNAVQGPGEIRCMPDHFRNLDFELEAAIVICKRGRNITAEEADEYIGGYMIMNDMSARLLQMEEMKLNLGPAKGKDFSTVIGPMLVTPDELEPYRIPAKEGHTGNAYNLKMRCWVNGKQVSEGNMGDMDWTFAEIVERCAYGADILPGDVIGSGTVGTGCFLELNGTGKLNDPDYVAQWLQPGDVVEMEIDGLGKLSNTIVAEDSDFSILARKKNA from the coding sequence ATGAAACTTGTTACGTATTTAAGGGAAGAAGTAGACCAGCTGGCCATACTGGTGGACGGGCAACTGTACAATATGCAGGAGCTGCATCCAGACCTGCCTACCACCATGCACATGTTCCTGCAGATGTGGGATGAAGTAATAGACCTGGCCAAGAGCATCGATGCGCAGCTGAAAGCCGGCAAAATGCCGAGGGCCAGTACCTGGGGCGTGCCATATGATAATGTTGCCCTGCTGGCGCCGGTGCCGTTCCCCACGTCCTGCCGCGACGGCTATGCTTTCCGCCAGCATGTGGCGGCGGCGCGCCGCAACCGGAAAGTGGACATGATCCCCGAATTCGATCAATACCCGATCTTTTATTTCACCAACCATAATGCCGTACAAGGGCCCGGCGAGATCCGCTGCATGCCGGACCATTTCCGGAACCTCGACTTTGAGCTGGAAGCGGCCATCGTCATCTGCAAACGCGGCCGCAATATCACCGCCGAAGAAGCAGATGAATACATCGGCGGATATATGATCATGAACGATATGAGCGCACGCCTGCTGCAAATGGAGGAAATGAAGCTGAACCTCGGCCCCGCCAAGGGAAAAGATTTCTCCACCGTTATCGGCCCCATGCTGGTAACGCCCGATGAACTGGAACCTTACCGCATTCCCGCGAAGGAAGGGCATACCGGCAACGCCTACAACCTGAAAATGCGTTGTTGGGTGAACGGCAAACAGGTGAGCGAAGGCAATATGGGGGATATGGACTGGACGTTTGCGGAGATCGTGGAGCGTTGCGCTTACGGGGCGGACATCCTGCCCGGCGATGTGATCGGCAGCGGCACCGTTGGTACCGGCTGCTTCCTGGAGCTGAACGGCACCGGCAAGCTCAATGATCCCGATTACGTGGCGCAATGGCTGCAACCCGGCGATGTGGTGGAAATGGAGATCGATGGCCTGGGCAAACTGAGCAACACCATTGTAGCGGAAGATTCGGACTTTTCCATCCTGGCCCGGAAAAAGAATGCATAA
- a CDS encoding flavin reductase family protein gives MKIVPGEIKTGQLHAYLLGAVAPRPICFASTVDAEGQANLSPFSFFNVFGSNPPTLIFSPSRRVRDNTVKHTLENIYATREVVINVVTYAMVQQASLSSCEYPKGVSEFEKSGFTPLASERVKPFRVKESPVQIECIVKQVIETGKEGGAGNLVICEPVLLHINDDILDVNGKIDPQQIDLVARMGGDYYCRASGNAVFEVTKPNLQLGIGVDALPWSIRNSSVLTGNNLGQLGNVHELPVIDAAFQDDHLKNIMQYYSVNPEEMEQELHTYAKQLLAENRVDDAWQVLLAGG, from the coding sequence ATGAAAATAGTTCCCGGAGAGATCAAAACCGGCCAGCTGCATGCATACCTGCTGGGAGCCGTGGCCCCGCGGCCCATCTGCTTCGCCAGTACGGTAGACGCTGAAGGACAGGCCAACCTGTCCCCCTTCAGTTTTTTCAATGTCTTTGGCTCCAATCCCCCCACCCTTATTTTTTCCCCTTCCCGCAGGGTGCGGGACAATACGGTGAAGCATACACTGGAAAACATCTACGCCACGCGGGAAGTGGTGATCAATGTAGTAACCTATGCCATGGTGCAGCAGGCTTCCCTGTCCAGCTGCGAGTACCCCAAAGGCGTCAGCGAATTTGAAAAATCAGGCTTCACGCCGCTGGCATCCGAGCGGGTAAAGCCTTTCCGCGTGAAAGAAAGCCCGGTGCAGATAGAATGCATCGTGAAACAGGTCATTGAAACCGGCAAAGAAGGCGGCGCGGGCAACCTCGTTATTTGCGAACCGGTATTGCTGCACATCAACGATGATATCCTGGACGTGAACGGAAAGATCGACCCGCAGCAGATAGACCTGGTAGCCCGCATGGGCGGCGACTATTACTGCCGCGCTTCCGGAAATGCCGTATTTGAAGTGACCAAGCCCAATCTTCAGCTGGGCATTGGTGTGGATGCGCTGCCATGGAGCATCCGCAACAGCAGTGTACTGACCGGCAATAATCTCGGCCAGTTGGGCAACGTGCATGAGCTGCCGGTGATAGATGCTGCCTTCCAGGACGATCACCTGAAAAACATCATGCAATATTATAGCGTAAACCCGGAGGAGATGGAGCAAGAGCTGCATACCTATGCCAAGCAGCTGCTGGCGGAGAACAGGGTCGATGACGCCTGGCAGGTGCTGCTGGCGGGAGGATGA
- a CDS encoding DUF4197 domain-containing protein, with translation MLKRIILLTAGVLCLHTVTEAQILKKASGVLKSATGGGTTTGNVTENEAGMGIKEALEKGVSAGISMLNKENGFFGNELYKVLLPPDALKAERALRSIGLGGQVDKAILQINRAAEEAVGFAKPIFVNAIKQMTINDALALLTGGNKRGATDYFQNKTTASLTAAFSPVIDSALDKTSATKYYSDIVTKYNSLPTSFSKVNPDLKGYVTEKAVKALFDQIAKEELAIRENPAARSTELLKKVFGG, from the coding sequence ATGCTTAAAAGAATTATCCTGCTGACGGCAGGCGTATTGTGCCTGCACACGGTTACTGAAGCGCAGATCCTGAAAAAGGCTTCCGGCGTGCTGAAATCCGCTACCGGCGGCGGCACTACCACCGGGAATGTTACCGAGAATGAGGCCGGAATGGGCATCAAGGAAGCGCTGGAGAAGGGCGTGAGCGCCGGGATCTCCATGCTCAACAAGGAAAATGGTTTTTTCGGCAACGAACTGTATAAAGTACTGCTGCCGCCCGATGCCCTGAAGGCGGAAAGGGCGCTGCGCAGCATTGGCCTTGGCGGACAAGTGGATAAAGCCATCCTGCAGATCAACCGCGCGGCTGAAGAAGCGGTTGGCTTTGCCAAGCCCATCTTTGTAAATGCCATCAAACAGATGACGATCAACGATGCGCTGGCGCTGCTCACCGGTGGCAACAAACGCGGCGCAACAGATTATTTCCAGAACAAGACCACGGCATCGCTGACCGCAGCTTTTTCACCGGTGATAGACAGCGCACTGGATAAAACAAGCGCCACGAAGTATTATAGCGATATCGTCACCAAATACAATAGCCTGCCTACTTCTTTCAGCAAGGTAAATCCGGACCTGAAGGGCTATGTTACGGAAAAGGCCGTGAAGGCGTTGTTCGACCAGATCGCCAAGGAAGAACTGGCGATCCGCGAGAACCCTGCGGCCAGGAGCACCGAGCTGCTGAAGAAAGTTTTCGGGGGGTAA
- a CDS encoding universal stress protein — MKTIIVPTDFSETAYNAARYAIGLAGQTGATRIVLYHAYELIVPIPDLPTAVPMVNMEDLKAASIEGLEKMKRLLTPEIPANTVLDFRADNHLLAANIDQVCKDEQADLVVMGITGGSQLEEILVGSNTVDVVKSSDFPVIVVPAQAAFRPVRKIVFACDLRKVAKTTRKDVLYKLLDLFQAELHVLNIQKEGREHIHPEENQELDNMLHNYNAHYHFVDHPNTVEGITAFAENSGADLLLIIPKKHGLFDSIFKRSTTSRIAFNTHVPLLSIHE; from the coding sequence ATGAAAACCATCATTGTCCCTACAGATTTTTCAGAAACTGCTTATAATGCTGCCCGTTATGCCATTGGCCTGGCGGGCCAGACAGGGGCTACCCGCATTGTGCTGTATCATGCATATGAGTTGATCGTTCCCATCCCCGATCTGCCCACCGCAGTGCCGATGGTGAATATGGAAGACCTGAAAGCGGCCAGTATAGAAGGTCTTGAAAAGATGAAAAGGCTCCTTACACCGGAAATTCCCGCGAACACCGTGCTGGATTTCCGGGCGGACAATCATTTGCTGGCGGCGAATATCGACCAGGTTTGCAAGGATGAGCAGGCGGACCTGGTGGTGATGGGCATCACCGGCGGCAGCCAGCTGGAAGAGATACTGGTAGGCTCCAATACGGTGGATGTGGTGAAAAGCTCGGATTTCCCGGTCATCGTAGTGCCGGCACAGGCGGCTTTCCGGCCGGTACGCAAGATCGTGTTCGCCTGCGATCTCCGCAAAGTGGCCAAAACCACCCGCAAAGATGTGCTGTACAAGCTGCTGGACCTGTTCCAGGCGGAATTACACGTATTGAACATCCAGAAAGAAGGCCGCGAGCACATCCATCCGGAAGAGAACCAGGAACTGGACAACATGCTGCATAATTACAATGCGCATTATCATTTTGTAGATCATCCGAATACTGTAGAGGGCATTACAGCGTTTGCAGAGAATAGCGGTGCGGACCTGTTGCTGATCATCCCGAAGAAACACGGGTTGTTCGACAGCATTTTCAAGCGCAGCACCACATCGAGGATCGCTTTTAACACGCATGTACCATTATTGTCTATTCATGAATAA
- the lysS gene encoding lysine--tRNA ligase, with protein sequence MSVITQQQLSEQEIIRREKLQELVNLGIDPYPAPEYPVNAYSVDIKAGYSEETKDQYQDVCLAGRIMSTRDMGKANFAVLQDSKGRIQLYIKRDEICPGEDKSLYDQVWKKLTDIGDFIGVKGYTFVTKTGETSIHVKELEILAKALRPLPVVKEKEGETFDAVTDPEFKYRQRYADLVINPQLKETFIKRTRLMQTIRDFYNELGYLEVETPILQAIPGGAAARPFITHHNALDMPLYLRIANELYLKRLIVGGFDGVFEFAKDFRNEGMDRTHNPEFTVMEMYAAYKDYEWMMRTTEALLEKVAVNVNGGSKVQVGDKEIDFKAPYRRVSMYDAIREHTGIDITGMDEAQLREVCRQLDIPVEASSGKGKLIDEIFGEKCEHHYIQPTFIIDYPVEMSPLTKKHRSKAGVVERFELICNGKEIANAYSELNDPVDQRQRFEDQVKLMERGDDEAMYIDYDFLRALEYGMPPTSGIGIGIDRLTMLMTNQPSIQDVLFFPQMRPENG encoded by the coding sequence ATGAGCGTAATTACCCAACAACAGCTATCAGAACAGGAGATCATCCGCCGGGAGAAACTCCAGGAACTTGTCAACCTGGGCATCGACCCTTACCCGGCGCCGGAATATCCCGTGAATGCATATTCCGTGGACATCAAGGCCGGATACTCCGAAGAGACCAAAGACCAATACCAGGATGTGTGCCTCGCCGGCCGCATCATGAGCACCCGGGACATGGGCAAGGCCAACTTCGCGGTATTGCAGGACAGCAAGGGCCGCATCCAGTTATATATTAAACGGGACGAGATCTGCCCCGGTGAAGATAAATCCCTTTATGACCAGGTGTGGAAGAAGCTGACGGATATCGGTGATTTCATCGGCGTGAAGGGATATACCTTTGTGACCAAAACGGGAGAAACCTCCATCCATGTAAAGGAACTGGAGATACTGGCCAAAGCCCTGCGCCCCCTGCCCGTAGTGAAAGAAAAAGAAGGAGAGACCTTTGATGCGGTGACCGATCCGGAATTCAAATACCGCCAGCGGTATGCGGACCTGGTGATCAACCCGCAGCTGAAAGAAACCTTCATCAAGCGTACCCGCCTGATGCAGACCATCCGTGATTTCTATAACGAGCTGGGATACCTGGAAGTGGAAACGCCCATCCTGCAGGCTATCCCCGGCGGAGCCGCGGCACGCCCCTTTATCACGCATCACAATGCGCTGGATATGCCGCTGTACCTCCGCATTGCCAACGAACTGTACCTGAAAAGGCTGATCGTAGGCGGATTTGACGGCGTTTTTGAGTTTGCGAAAGATTTCCGGAACGAAGGCATGGACCGCACGCACAACCCGGAATTCACCGTCATGGAAATGTACGCAGCCTACAAGGATTATGAATGGATGATGCGCACCACCGAAGCGCTGCTTGAAAAAGTGGCCGTTAACGTGAACGGCGGCTCCAAAGTGCAGGTGGGTGACAAGGAGATCGACTTCAAAGCGCCTTACCGCCGTGTAAGCATGTACGATGCCATCAGGGAGCATACCGGTATCGATATCACCGGCATGGATGAAGCACAGCTGCGCGAAGTATGCCGGCAACTGGACATCCCCGTGGAAGCCAGCTCCGGCAAAGGAAAGCTGATAGATGAGATCTTCGGCGAAAAATGCGAACATCATTATATACAGCCCACCTTCATCATCGATTATCCCGTGGAGATGAGCCCGCTCACCAAGAAACATCGCAGCAAAGCAGGCGTGGTGGAACGTTTTGAGCTGATCTGCAACGGCAAAGAGATCGCCAATGCCTACTCCGAGCTGAATGATCCGGTAGACCAGCGCCAGCGCTTCGAAGATCAGGTAAAACTGATGGAAAGAGGGGATGATGAAGCGATGTATATCGATTATGATTTCCTGCGCGCCCTGGAATACGGCATGCCGCCCACTTCCGGTATCGGTATCGGTATCGACAGGCTGACCATGCTGATGACCAATCAGCCGTCCATCCAGGATGTGCTTTTCTTCCCGCAGATGCGGCCGGAGAACGGGTGA
- a CDS encoding DoxX family membrane protein: MKILIPTKLPIVLYAMVFVYYGVNHLASGERLAPVVPVPGGVFWVYFTGICMIAAGVAIIFGKPARIAGYLLALLLLVYIATIHLPGLIKGRLDAPGNLLKDLGLMAGAIIIANIAPEKKNRAVT; encoded by the coding sequence ATGAAAATTCTTATTCCTACCAAACTCCCGATCGTGCTGTATGCTATGGTGTTCGTGTACTACGGCGTGAACCACCTGGCGAGCGGCGAGCGGCTGGCGCCGGTTGTTCCTGTTCCGGGCGGTGTTTTCTGGGTGTATTTTACAGGTATCTGTATGATAGCGGCAGGGGTTGCCATTATTTTCGGGAAGCCCGCGCGGATCGCGGGTTACCTGCTGGCCCTGCTGTTATTGGTGTACATCGCGACCATTCATCTGCCCGGATTGATAAAAGGCAGGCTGGATGCTCCCGGCAATCTGCTGAAAGACCTGGGGCTGATGGCCGGCGCCATCATCATTGCCAATATTGCTCCTGAAAAGAAAAACAGGGCGGTAACCTGA
- a CDS encoding S9 family peptidase, giving the protein MRSTSKTLPAWLAGLSLLVVLPATAQEKKELTFDQIFTSPVTLTAPLPAIRGWADKDHYIEARNGQSYRVNARTGKTSPYTAPAETGSTVSVRDNDVYLRTPAGEEIRLTQDSVEEKNPVLSPDEKYVAFTRNNDLYAVEVANRKEIRYTSDGSDVVYNGWASWVYYEEILGRASRYRAFWWSPDSRKIAFMRFDDTQVPMFPIYSERGQHGFLEKTRYPKAGDTNPETRVGIVPVTGGNITWADFNAKDDQYFGQPFWTPDGTTLWAQWMNRGQDNLIIYAIDPQTGAKKPVYHEKQPTWIDWFTDIHYLAGEKGFILKSDKSGWDHIYLFNMDGSLKKQLTAGNWRVRQILQIDEKKQLVYFTARKEASTRFDLYKVRFNGGEPERLTFGEFSHDVKLAPEGGYFITTYSNMRTPPRMALLNDKGKLIRELGNAAGVAFNTYALALPELKSYKTRDGLELPMTIIWPEKMESGKKYPVLISIYGGPDAGSIYDTWRPSLPAQWYAKEGLIQVVMDNRAAGHLGKKGMNDIHRQLGKHEIEDYMDGARWLISQPGVDASKICITGGSFGGYMTCMALTYGADVFTHGIANFSVTDWQLYDSHYTERYMDTPAENPEGYRITSAITHAARYKGLLRIVHGTMDDNVHLQNTIQLVNKFQDLNKHFELMLYPGERHGWGGAKGLHSRNETYRFVYTNLLEKPLPAGFAGK; this is encoded by the coding sequence ATGAGAAGTACCAGCAAAACACTACCGGCATGGCTGGCCGGCTTATCCCTGCTTGTGGTATTACCCGCCACCGCACAGGAAAAGAAGGAACTGACCTTCGACCAGATCTTTACCAGTCCCGTTACGCTCACAGCTCCCTTGCCCGCTATCCGCGGCTGGGCGGACAAGGACCACTACATTGAGGCACGTAACGGCCAGTCCTACCGGGTAAATGCCCGCACGGGGAAAACATCACCTTACACCGCACCGGCCGAAACCGGCAGCACCGTATCCGTCAGGGATAACGATGTGTATCTCCGCACCCCCGCCGGTGAAGAGATCCGGCTGACGCAGGATTCCGTGGAGGAGAAAAATCCTGTGCTTTCCCCGGATGAAAAATATGTGGCCTTTACCCGTAATAACGACCTCTATGCCGTGGAAGTAGCCAACAGGAAAGAGATCCGTTATACCAGCGATGGTTCCGATGTGGTGTACAATGGCTGGGCCTCCTGGGTGTACTATGAAGAGATACTCGGCCGTGCCTCGCGTTACCGCGCTTTCTGGTGGAGCCCAGACAGCCGGAAGATCGCATTCATGCGCTTTGACGATACGCAGGTGCCCATGTTCCCTATTTATAGCGAAAGAGGCCAGCATGGCTTCCTGGAAAAAACACGTTACCCCAAGGCCGGCGATACCAATCCTGAAACCAGGGTCGGGATCGTACCGGTGACCGGCGGTAATATCACCTGGGCGGATTTCAATGCGAAAGACGACCAGTATTTCGGGCAGCCTTTCTGGACGCCGGATGGCACAACGCTCTGGGCGCAATGGATGAACCGGGGGCAGGACAATCTCATCATCTATGCGATCGACCCGCAAACCGGTGCAAAAAAGCCGGTATATCATGAAAAACAACCCACCTGGATCGACTGGTTCACCGATATTCATTATCTCGCCGGCGAGAAAGGATTTATCCTGAAAAGCGACAAATCCGGCTGGGACCATATCTACCTGTTCAATATGGACGGCAGCCTGAAAAAACAGCTCACCGCCGGCAACTGGCGGGTAAGGCAGATCCTGCAGATCGATGAAAAAAAGCAGCTGGTTTATTTTACGGCGCGTAAAGAAGCCAGCACCCGTTTTGACCTCTACAAGGTCCGCTTCAATGGCGGAGAGCCGGAACGCCTCACTTTCGGAGAATTTTCTCATGATGTGAAACTGGCACCCGAAGGCGGATACTTCATCACCACTTACAGCAACATGCGCACTCCGCCGCGAATGGCGCTGCTGAATGATAAAGGCAAGTTGATCCGGGAGTTGGGCAATGCCGCCGGCGTTGCCTTCAACACGTACGCCCTGGCGCTGCCGGAGCTGAAAAGCTATAAAACGCGCGATGGCCTGGAACTGCCGATGACCATCATCTGGCCGGAAAAAATGGAAAGCGGGAAGAAATACCCGGTGCTGATCAGCATTTATGGCGGTCCTGATGCAGGAAGCATTTACGACACCTGGCGCCCGAGCCTCCCGGCGCAATGGTATGCCAAAGAAGGCCTTATACAGGTGGTGATGGATAACCGCGCAGCCGGCCATCTTGGTAAAAAAGGCATGAACGACATTCACCGTCAGCTGGGCAAACACGAAATTGAGGATTATATGGACGGCGCCAGATGGCTGATCAGTCAGCCCGGTGTGGATGCTTCAAAGATCTGCATTACCGGCGGCAGCTTCGGCGGATATATGACCTGCATGGCATTGACCTATGGCGCGGATGTATTCACCCATGGCATTGCCAACTTCTCGGTGACCGACTGGCAGCTGTATGACAGCCATTATACGGAACGGTATATGGATACCCCGGCAGAGAACCCCGAAGGCTACAGGATCACATCGGCCATTACCCATGCCGCCCGGTACAAGGGCCTGCTCAGGATCGTGCATGGTACGATGGACGATAATGTCCATCTGCAGAACACCATTCAGCTGGTCAACAAGTTCCAGGACCTGAATAAACATTTCGAGCTGATGCTCTACCCTGGTGAGCGCCATGGATGGGGAGGAGCCAAAGGCCTGCATTCCCGGAACGAGACCTATCGCTTTGTGTACACTAACCTGTTGGAGAAACCTTTGCCTGCAGGATTCGCGGGCAAGTGA
- a CDS encoding tRNA-binding protein translates to METISWHDFEKVRMHAGTILSVKEFPQARNPAYQLEVDFGPEIGIKRSSAQITQLYEPDTLIGRQVIAVINFPEKQIANFFSQCLILGVVGDEKGIVLLQPDRPVKNGHRIA, encoded by the coding sequence ATGGAAACCATCAGCTGGCATGATTTTGAAAAAGTGCGCATGCACGCAGGCACCATCCTGAGTGTAAAGGAATTCCCCCAGGCCAGGAACCCGGCCTACCAACTGGAAGTGGACTTCGGTCCGGAAATAGGTATCAAACGCTCCTCCGCCCAGATCACGCAATTGTACGAGCCGGACACGCTCATCGGCCGGCAGGTGATTGCCGTTATCAACTTTCCCGAAAAGCAGATCGCCAATTTTTTCTCCCAATGCCTCATCCTGGGCGTTGTGGGAGACGAAAAGGGAATTGTGTTGCTGCAACCTGACCGCCCCGTGAAGAACGGCCATAGAATAGCATAA